DNA from Mycolicibacterium alvei:
TGGGCGGCCCACCATGTTGTAGCTCGAAGCCATGCTGTGTTGGTAGGCCCCGGTGCAGGCCACTGCCAGCAGATCGCCGGCATGGATGTCGGCGGGCAGCTCGGCATCGCGCACGATCTCGTCACCGGCCTCGCAATGCCGGCCGACCACAGTGGCCACGGTGGTCGGGCCCAGCGGATGACGATTTGCCAGGGCGACAGTGTATTTCGCTCCATACAGCGCGACCCGAGGGTTGTCGCTCATGCCGCCGTCGACCGCGACGAACGTGCGCCCGCCCGGCTGGGACTTCACCCCGCACACCCGGTACAACGTCACGCCCGCCCGGGCGCTGAGGGCCCGACCGGGTTCGACGACCAGCCGCGGTCGTGGAAATCGCTCGGCCGCACAGGCTGTGGTCAATGCGTCGTCGACGACCGTGGCGAATGCGCTCACATCGAGGGCCGCGTCCCCGCGGACATACGGAACCCCATGGCCGCCACCGATGTTGAGCTCGGTCAGCAGTACGCCGTGTTCGGTACGGATATCGGCCATCGCGCCGATCAGCCGGTGCACAGCCTCGCCGTAGGGCGCGGGATCGCTGATCTGCGAACCGATGTGGCAGTGCAAACCGACCAGTTCGAGGTTCGGAGTGGCCAGAATGCGGGCGGCGGCGCGGGCGGCCCGGCGGTCGGCCAGGGCGAAGCCGAACTTCTGATCGGTCACCCCGGTGGTGACCGCTCGATGCCCGTGGATGTCGATGTCGGGGGTGACCCGGATCAGTACCTGCTGGGGCCGACGGACCAACCCGGCCAGGTAGGTGATCTCCATCGGGGAGTCGATCACGATGCGGCCGACACCGACGTCGATCGCATTGCGCAGTTCGTCACAGGATTTGGCGTTGCCGTGCAGCACGATGCGCGCCGGGTCGACCCCGCCGGCCAACGCAGTGGCGAGTTCGGCCGCCGAGCACACATCCAGACCGAGACCTTCCTCGGCAACCCAGCGGGCCACGGCGGTGGTCAGCAGCGACTTGCCGGCATAGACCACAGCGGCCTGGGGCAGCGCCGCCCGGTAGCGCCTGGCGCGGGTCCGGAAATCGTTCTCGTCCAGCACGTAGGCCGGGGTGCGGTACTCGTCGGCGATGTCGGTCAGTGCCACCCGACCGACGGTGATCCGGCCCAGTTCGTCGACACCCGTGGTCAGCGGCCAGATGTTCGGATCGAGTCGTGGTCGGATGCTGCAGCGCAGCGAAGGCAGGATGTCCAGCAGGGTCATGACTCCAACGTGGACCGCGCCGGCCGGGTTGTCAGTGGGCTTGACGATCCCTTGACACCGATCCGCTCAATCTTGACGGTGACCGGTTACTTCGGCGCGGCCTCGCGAGCGAGTCGCTTGTTTTCGGCGGTGAGATAGCAGCCCGTCACGACCTGCAGAACGGCATTGACCTGTGAGCCGAACGACAACCGGCCACCCTCGCTGTCGGCGATGGTCAGATCGGTCGACTCGTCGCCCACGGGGTTTTCGGTGCGCCCGGTGACGTCGGTGTAGCCGTGCCTGGCGGCGATGTCGATGACGGCCTGCGATGCCCGGTCCCAGAGCGCCGCCGGCACGGGGACTTTCGAGACCCAGTTGCGGCCGAAATAGCGTTCGCCGTCGGTGGATCCGAATTCACCACATTCACTGCTGCGTTCATCGCGGTTCGGTAGCCAGGTCGAGCCCGGCACGATCCGCGATAGTTCGGTGGTGACCTCGGTGATCATCCGGTCACGGTCGGCGAGGACTTCTTCGGCGTCGCGGCGGGACAGCAAGGCGCCGAGTTCCTTTGGCGTGCCGAAGCCGTAGTCGCCCTCGGCGGGACCTGTGTACTCGGACTCAAACATCGCACCACAGCCGGTCAACGCGACGGCCAGTAAGAGCGTGATCACCAGACGCCACATCAATCCTCCACCTTCACGTAGTTGTCGTCCTGTCCCAACCCTGCCACGACCACAGCCTGGTTGTAGAGAGCGGTGGTGTTCAGGAAGGAGTACTGGCTGTGCCCGGTCGACTCCTCGCGTGGGCCCAGCGCCGTGGTCTCGGAGTTGGTGGACAGGTCGGTGAACCCGGGCAGGCTTGACGGGATCGTGGCACCGTATCGGCGCAGGTTGGCGACGGCATCGTCCTTGGCGTGCTCGACGAATACGTGCCCTTCGGTCAGATGCAGATCCGACGGTGTGGTCTGGCTGGCGAACTGCCACACGTCGGTTTCCAGTCCCGGCGAGCCCATGAACACGACATCGTCGGTGGCGGTGCCGCGCTGCAGTGCCTCGCTCGCGAGGGTCGAACCATAGGAATGCCCGAGCACGGTGAGATGTGGATCGGTGTCGCGGGAGCTGTCCAGACCGTTGATGAACGACGCCAGTTCGGGCGCGTTGTCGTCGGCGTAGTGGGCGTTGCCGGCCTGGGCGACATTGGACGGCGGTTCGTAGCCAAGCCATGCCACGGTGGCGACGGTCTCGTTGCCCTTGCCCGCCTTGTCCAGCACCCGCTCGGTCTCGCTCTTCAGCCATTCGGACTGCTCGACGTAGGTGGGAAGATCGTTGCCCTCGTCGGGTTTGTCATAGGTCACCGAACCGGTTCCGGGCACGTACACGCTGACGTGGTCGGCCGTGTCGACATTGCCGATCGCCACCGCAACCTTGGGTTCGTCGCCGTCGAAATCGAGCACCAGCAGCTGTCGGTCGTCCTTGGACAGGGCTTCGTCGATCGCGGCGATGGTGTCCTTTTCCTTATTGGTGAGGTCCGGATCGTTGCGCAAGGTCGCCAACCGGTTCCGGTTGGCCGCGTCACGAGCGGTGCCGGGCACCCCGTCAAGGTTTCCGACCCATTCCGGCCGTTCGGTGATGATCCGGTTCTGCTCGTCTTCGCTGAGCGAATCCCACCACTGATTCACCTCGGTGTCGGTGGCGCCGTCGGGCGGTTTGAGGCTGTCGAGGTCACGCTTGAACGGTGACGCCGCCGCATCGTCCATGATGTTGCCCGCCCGCGGTTCACTGCTCGACGCACCTTGTTCGACTGCTTTCGCAGTCGCTTTGTCGACGGAATCGAACTGCTGCAGAAGGGCTTTGAGTGTCGAGGTGTACGCGGCGGCCAGCTTGGGTGTCATCAGCTTGCTCGATCCCGCAGCCGTGACATTGCCGTCGTTGCCGACGTTTGCGCCGAGACTCATCGCCTGTTTGGCGACGTCGAGGATCTCGGTGCGCAGCGGCGTCAGGTTGGTGCCGCCGGATCGCAGTGCGGCCTGGATGTTCTGCAGGCGGGTACGGAGACCTTCCTGCTCTCCCAGATTCTTGTTGCCGCGCGCCTGCGCCGCGGTGGCCGCGGTGCCTTTCCAGCTGCCGCTCAGATCGGTGAGGGTATTGCGTTGGGTGTTGATCAGCCCGTCGAGCGGAGCGATCTTGCCCTGTAACTGGTTTGCGCCATCAGACAATGCGGTCGGATTGCTGGCGGTGACCACCGGGATGGTGACGGTCATCGGCGGTTTCCGCCCATCATTGCTCCTGTCTGGAAGATTGCCGTGAAAACGCTAGCAGCAGCCGGAGGCGGCTCGACGCGCCAAAATCAGGACCGGCCGAACGTCGTCGTACCGGTACCGGTGGCGACGAACCCGTTGCCCTTGACGGGATCGGCCATCCGGCAGGCCAACAAGATGTCGTCGGTGTGGATGCAGGTGGCGTTGCCCACCTCGAAGCGCTGACCGGCGGGCAGCATCGGCGCCTCGTCCTCGCGCAGGCCGTCGACGGGGCTGAGCGGAGCATCGGTGTGGGTGAAGCTCATCGGGATCGCGCCGTTGACGGTGCCGTAGCTGAACAGATGCGCGAGGTTGGCGTCATCGGGCGCCCCGACGAACGGCCCACGGCAGTCCAGGGCGTACATCGCCCGGTGCTGGGTGGTCATACAGACGAAGCCGTCGGGGGTGCGAAACCCCTGCATCGGAAAACCTTGACCCTCACGCAGGACGTAGTGCGCCGGATCCACGGCGGGGTAAGCGGCGAAGTCGGGCACACCGTCAGGCCCCAGGTGCGTCGCAATCGCGGTGTGCGGGGCCTCCCGGGTGGCGAGCCACAACCCGGCCAGCACTGCCGTCAGGACCGATACGACCGCCACCGCCACACGCACCATCGCTCCATGATCGCCCGGGGCAGATCGGGACGGAGCCGAATTCCCGGCCCCGTAGAATGGCGACATCATGACCGCACCGGGGTACAACCATGTCCAGACCCCGATTGCGGGTCTCGTTGAGCTGGCATTAACCGATCCGTCGCTGCAGGACGTTTTTCGCCGTGCCGTCGACCGGCCCGCAGATCTCGCACTCGTCGGCCCGGCCAGCGCCCGCGTGCTGGTCGCCGCCGGACTGGCCCAGCAGGGGCCGTTGCTGGTGGTCACCGCCACCGGCCGGGAAGCCGACGATCTGACCGCCGAGTTGCGCGGCGTCTTCGGTGACGCGGTCGCGCTGTTCCCGTCCTGGGAGACGCTGCCGCACGAGCGCCTGTCGCCGGGCGTGGAAACGGTCGGCGCCCGGTTGTTGCTGTTGCGCCGGCTCGCTCATCCCGACGACGAGACGCTGGGCCCGCCACTGCGGGTGGTGGTCACCACCACCCGATCCCTTTTGCAACCGATGGCCCCCGACGTGGTGAGTACCGAACCGGTCACCCTCGCAGTCGGCGCGGAGGCCGAGTTCGAGGGCGTGGTCGCGCGCCTGGTCGACCTCGCGTACACCCGCGTCGACATGGTCGGTAAACGCGGGGAGTTCGCCGTCCGCGGCGGCATCCTCGACATCTTCCCGCCCACTGCGGAGCACCCGGTACGCGTGGAGTTCTGGGGCGACGAGATCTCCGAGATACGGATGTTCGCGATCGCCGACCAGCGTTCGATCCCCGAGATTCCGGTGCAGAACGTGGTCGCTGTGCCGTGCCGTGAACTATTGATGACCGCCGAGGTGCGTGAGCGCGCCGCGGTGCTCTCTCAAGAACACCCCACCCACGAGAACAGCGTGCCGGGCAGCGTGCCCGAGATGCTGGCCAAGCTCGCCGAGGGAATCCCGGTCGACGGCATGGAGGCGCTGCTACCGCTGTTGCATTCGGTGCAGCCCACGACGCTGACACACCACCTGCCCGAGGGCGCCCCGGTGTTGTTGTGCGATCCGGAGAAGGTGCGCACCCGGGCGGGCGACCTGATCAAGACCGGGCGGGAATTCCTGGAGGCCTCGTGGTCGACGGCCGCGGTCGGCGGGGATGCCCCCATCGACATCGAGGCGCTGGGGGCATCCGGGTTCGTCCCGTTCGCGCAGGCGCGAGAAGACGCCGTCGCCGGCGGACACCCGTGGTGGACCCTGAGCCAGCTGCCCGACGGCAAGGCCACCGAACTCGACCTGCGGCCGTCGCCCTCGGCGCGTAGTCAGCAGAGCCTCGACGAGATCTTCGCGATGCTGCGTGCCCACGTGGCCACCGGTGGATACGCTGCGGTGGTCACCCCGGGTGCCGGAACTGCGCAACGCGTGGTGGAGCAGCTCGGCGAATCAGACACGCCCGCAGCAGTATTGGATCCGGGAGTCGCGCCCAAAGCCGGTGTGGTCGGCGTGCTCAAGGGTCCGATGCACGACGGTGTGGTGCTGCCGGGGGCCAACCTCGTCATCATCACCGAGACCGATCTGACCGGCAACCGGGTGACGTCCTCGGAAGGCAAAAGGCTTGCGGCCAAGCGGCGTAACGTCGTCGACCCGCTGGCGCTGACCGCCGGCGATCTCGTGGTGCACGATCAGCACGGCATCGGCAAGTTCGTCGAGATGACCGAGCGGGTGGTCGGCGGAGCGCGCCGCGAGTACCTGGTTCTGGAGTACGCCTCGGCCAAGCGGGGCGGCGGATCGGATCGCCTCTACGTGCCGATGGATTCGCTGGACCAGCTGTCGCGGTACGTGGGCGGCGAAGCGCCATCGCTCTCCAAGCTCGGCGGTAGCGATTGGGCCAACACGAAAACCAAGGCACGCAAGGCAGTTCGGGAGATCGCCAGCGAACTGGTGGCGCTGTACGCCAAACGTCAGTCGGCGCCCGGGCATGCGTTCGGCCCCGACACTCCATGGCAGAACGAGATGGAAGATGCGTTCGGTTTCACCGAGACCATCGACCAGATGACCGCCATCACCGAGGTCAAATCCGATATGGAGAAACCGGTTCCGATGGACCGGGTGATCTGTGGTGACGTGGGCTACGGCAAGACCGAGATCGCGGTGCGGGCGGCGTTCAAGGCCGTCCAAGACGGCAAACAGGTCGCGGTGCTGGTGCCGACGACGCTGCTGGCCGATCAGCATCTGCAGACCTTCACCAACCGGATGGCGGGTTTCCCGGTGACGGTCAAGGGGTTGTCGCGGTTCACCGATCCCGCGGAGTCACGCACCACGTTGGCGGGCATGAAGGACGGGTCGGTCGACGTGGTGATCGGGACGCACCGGCTATTGCAGACCGGTGTGACCTGGAAAGACCTGGGCCTCATCATCGTTGACGAGGAACAGCGGTTCGGCGTCGAGCACAAAGAGCACATCAAGTCGATGCGCACCCACGTCGACGTGCTCACCATGAGTGCCACGCCGATCCCGCGCACCCTGGAGATGAGCCTGGCCGGTATCCGCGAGATGTCGACGATCCTCACCCCGCCCGAGGAGCGTCACCCGGTGCTGACCTATGTCGGGCCGCACGACGACAAGCAGGTGGCCGCGGCGTTGCGCCGCGAGTTGCTGCGCGACGGGCAGGTGTTCTACATCCACAACCGGGTCCGCACGATCGACCAGGCCGCGGCGCGGATTCGTCAGATGGTGCCCGAAGCCAGGGTCGTTGTGGCGCACGGGCAGATGAACGAGGAGGCGCTGGAGAAGACCGTCGAGGGCTTCTGGAACCGTGAGTACGACATCCTGGTCTGCACCACGATCGTCGAGACCGGCCTGGACATCTCGAACGCCAACACGCTGATCGTCGAGCGGGCCGACACCTTCGGGTTGTCGCAGCTGCATCAGCTGCGGGGCCGGGTGGGGCGCAGCCGTGAACGCGGATACGCCTACATGCTCTATCCACCCAATTCGCCGCTGACCGAGACCGCCTACGACCGGCTGGCCACGATCGCCCAGAACAACGAGCTGGGTGCCGGTATGGCCGTGGCCATGAAGGACCTGGAGATCCGCGGTGCGGGCAACGTACTGGGCGCCGAGCAGTCCGGCCATGTGGCGGGGGTGGGTTTCGACCTCTACGTGCGGCTGGTCGGAGAGGCCGTAGAGGCCTACCGGGCCGTCGCGGACGGAAAAACCGTTGCCACGCCACAAGAAACGAAAGAAGTACGGGTCGACCTGCCGGTCGATGCGCACCTGCCGCCGGAATACATCGGCAGTGACCGGTTGCGGCTCGAGGGCTACCGGCGGTTGGCCGCCGCTTCGGATGAAGACGCGGTGCGAGCCGTCGTGGACGAACTCGTCGACAGGTACGGTCCGCTTCCGGTCGAGGTGCAGCGCCTGGTCGCGGTGGCGCGGCTACGGTTGCTGTGCCGGGAGTACGGCATCACCGAGATCGGCGCGGTGTCGGCGTCGACGATCAAGCTGTCACCGCTGGTGCTGCCCGATTCCGCGCAGTTGCGGCTCAAGCGGATGTACCCGGGGGCGCACTACCGCGCCACCACCTCGGTGGTTCAGGTGCCGATCCCACGCGAGAGCGACAGCATCGGCTCGCCGCGGATACGCGACCTCGACATTGTCCAAATGGTTGCCGGTCTGGTGCTGGTTCTCCATGGCAAAGGCCAGTCAGATGTTGATATAACGAAGTTCTCGCAGGTAACTGGGGAGGTGTGACCGTGACTGTCGTTCTGGTTGATCCCCGCCGCCCGTCGCTGGTCCCGGTCGAAGCGATCGAATTCCTGACCGGCGACGTGCAGTACACCGAGGAGATGCCGATCAAGGTGCCGTGGACGTTGCCCGCGGCCCGGCCCATCTACGGCGACGACGAGGGCGACCCGGCGCCGGTGCTGTTGTCTTCGGATCCCGAGCATCCGGCGGTCAAGGCCCGCTTGGCGGCGGGGGACCGGTTGATCGCGGCCCCGCAGGCGCAGGCGGGGGAGCGGCTCGTGGATGCCGTGGCGATGATGGACCGGCTGCGCACCGACGGGCCGTGGGAGAGCGAACAGACCCACGATTCGTTGCGTCGCTACCTGTTGGAGGAGACCTACGAGGTGTTCGACGCGGTCCGCGGCGGCAACGCCGACGAGCTGCGCGAAGAGCTCGGCGATGTGCTGCTGCAGGTGCTGTTCCATGCCCGCATCGCCGAGGATGCGCCCGTGCATCCGTTCAACATCGATGATGTTGCCGATTCGCTTGTCCGCAAGCTCGGTAATCGGGTGCCGGCAGTGCTTGCCGGAGAATCGATTTCGCTGGACGAGCAGCTGGCCCAGTGGGAGGAACGCAAGGCCCAGGAGCAGAAGGTGAAGGCCCGTGCGTCCTCCATGGACGACGTGCCCACCGGGCAGCCGGCGCTGGCGCTGACACAGAAGGTGCTGGCCCGGGTGGCCCAGGCCGGTCTGCCCGCCGACCTGGTGCCCGCGGCGCTGACGTCGGTGGTGATCGCGGCGGATACTGACGCTGAGAATGACCTGCGCAGTGCGGTTTTGGAGTTCATGGACACCGTGCGGTTGGTGGAGTCCGACGTTGCCGCCGGCCGCCGGGGTGAAGACGTTCCCGAGGAACTCGACGTGGCGCAGTTGGGGTCGATCACCGAGGATGAGTGGCGGTCCTATTGGCCGGGTGCGGTGGTCGAGGATTCAGCCGAGGACAATTCAGCCGAGCAGGACGAGTCAGCGTCGGAACCCGACGAGGAGGGTCACCCCGGCGATTGACGGCGTTCCGACTCCGTCTGCCGAGCTCGTAACACAGACCGATGCGCCCCTCCTGGTGGAGGGGCGCATCTGCCTGAGCGTCAAAAACTTTGACGGTCCGACTAGCTGTCGTTCTTGTCCTTGCCGCTCACCTTCTTGACGCCGTTGCTGATGTCTTTCTTCACCCGGTCGACCCGGTTCTTGACGTTCTCGCCGACCTGCTTGACCGCACCCTTGAGGTCACCCTGCTTGACTTTGTCGGCGACCTTGTTGGCCCGTTCCTGCGCGTGGGTGAGGCTCTTCTGGGTCTTGGTGACCTGTTTGGTGACCGTGGTCTCAACGTCCTTGCCGGTCTTGGTCACCACGCCGATCGGGTCGTTGAGAGCGGCAGTGGCCCCGTCGAACACCACGCCGCCGGTCGCGTCGTTGGCCGCGGCCAACACCTTGCCGACCGGCCGCTGCAGGTTGTCGAGCTGCTGCTGGCTGAGTGGCGCGGGGCCCTCGGGCAGCTTGGCCTCGATTCCGGTGAGGACCTTACTGACGTCGTCGCCGATCTGGCGGCTGACCGTCCGGATCGCCTTGCCGGGCTCGGTGGCGAGTTTGGCGGCGACCGTCTTGATCTCGGTGGGTACCTGAATGTCGTTGTCCTCCAGGAAAGTCACCGTGCGGTTGGTGACGCGTTGGACGATGTCGGTGTACTCCGAGCCCACACCCCGGCCCAGTTCGGCGAGGAGGTCGCCGGCCAGCAGGGCGGCCTGCTCGCGGGTCAGCGTCTGGGTGCCGAACAGCGTCGGGACGTGCATCTGGTCCAGAGTGCGGGTCCAGGAGCCGTCCTCATTGCGCACCGCGTCGGTGTAGCTGGTGTTGACCAGCAGCTTGAGCAGCGGCTCCAGGGCGTCGGCCACCGGGGTGTTGACGTCCTCACCTGTTGCGACGCTGAGCAATCCGGCGACCAGGCGGGCGGGCGCCAGCAGTGGCAACTGCTCCTGGGTGATCGTGGTGTAGATCGTGCCGTCGGGTGCGGTGTACAGCTTGGCGCCGACGCCCGACCCGTCGAGCAGCGACGCTCCCAGCGTGAGCGGCAACAGCGCCGCCATCGCCGAATTCGCCCATGCGACCGGGCTTCCCGTGACCGGTGCATCTGAAAGCAGGTCGTACTCCCAGGTGGTGTCGGTCTTGAGGATCGTCAACACGATGGGCTGGCCGTCGAGCGATTCCGCTACGGCGACCAGATTGCCCAGGTCGTCGAAGCTGAGGTCGGAGAGACTGAGTCCCTCCATCCCCTCGGGGAGGACGTCCTGGCGCTCGGGCGTCACCGGGTTGACGCCGGTGATCTCCTGATAGATCGGCGCAAACCGTGAGTAGAGTCCGCCGTTGGGCCGGCCCGGGTTGCGCAGGAGGTTCACCGTCAGGAGGGTCACGTCGATGACGCCGCCGGGAGTGATGTCGAGGGTCGGCAGATCGGTTGCCTCGGGATAGTCGGTTGCCGACAGTGGCTGAAGCAGCAGCCAGACGCCCGGTGCGGTTTGGATTCCGATGTACGTCGCCGCGTCCACCTTGACGAACGCCTTCGTCACGTCCTTGGTGACGGGATCGTTGGGGTCGGCGAAGACGATCTTGCGGGGTCCGGTCAGGGCGGGGCCGGCTTCCAGATCGCCGGCGCGGGCCTGGTCGATGAAGTTCTGGTAGCCCGCCCCGACCGCAATGGCACCGTCGCCGTAGCCGATGAAATTGGTGTTCGACAGGTAGGCCGTCCAGTTCACCAGCGGGGCGAGCGCCGCGGTGAGGTCGCCGCCGCCTGCCGTGTACGCGGCCAACGCGCCCAGGTCGATTCCGTCCAGCGAACTCGGTGATACCCACTGCCCCTGGGTCCAGTCCCGTCCGGTGACGGTGCCCGATGCCGGGTTGAACTTCGGAGGGAACCCCGACCAGTTCCCGCCGGTGGTGGTGGTCTGACTCGCCGATCCCACATCAAGCGGGTTGAACCACTTCACCCACACCGGGGCCAGTTGTTCTGCGGTGAACGTGGTACCCAGCCCCCAGCCCACCAGGCCCGCGGTGTTCTCGCGATCGTCGAGGATCGCATCGGTCACCGCGTCCGGGTCCGACGGCAATTGCGTCAGACCGGTGGACGGGATCCAACTCGGCAACCCCACCACATAGGTGGCTGCGTCCGCGATTGTTGGCGTCAGCCCCACCCCGACTGCCGCGGCGATCGCCGTGCCGGCGACGGCCGCCCTGGTGACCTTGTTGTGACGATGCTTCCCCATGCCTGCCCCTCTCAGGAAAAATTCAGCTACTCAGGGGGGAACTCTAAGGCGGCAAACTTCGATTGCGACGTCAGTCGATGGGGTGACGGCGCCGATTGGTTGCATATGCAACAATTTGAGATTGCTCTATCTGCAGTTGCCGGTGCGAATCTTATTATTAACCAAAATAGGTACCTGGCATGCAGACTTGAATTGCATGCATTGTGACCAGCACATATGACGGTATAAGTGCAGATAGCTCTGGTTGCGTAATTAACTTAATCACTGCAATCGTATTTGCGATATCGGAATTTCGACCGGTGTCGACCCCCTTCATCGAGTGGGCTGAATGCGGAGTTGCTAAGGGGTGGAGGATTTTGCTGGCAACCTAGAAAATATTGACCACGGCGAAACTGGGAACGTTGGGCGTGGCGCCCGCTGGATCGGATCGGTCGCCTCTACGGTGAGGCGATGCGGGTACTGCGGGTCGTTGCCGTCGTCCTGGTTCTCAGTCTGGGGATGGTTGCTCCGCAAGCCGCTGCGGACTGCACGGCCACGGGCTGTGACCTGCGTTCACGCATCGCGGCGGCGGACGCCTACCTGGCGTCGCGGCCCGGCACCGTCGGGTACGTCCTGCGCGACCGAGGCGCGGGTACGCGCTACGCCAACGCCAATGCCAACCAGATGATCTGGACCGCTTCCACCATCAAGCTGGCGATGGTGGTCGACCTGTTGACTCGGGAGCGTGCCGGGGCATTGCGCATGTCGGGTAATGATCGGCAGCTCATGGTGAACATGCTGCGGGACTCCGACAACGATGCGGCAGATTCGCTGTGGACCCGTTACGGCGGCCCGGATCACAAGGCGTTCAATGCGGGCTTCCCGCGCTACGGCATGACCGACCTGCGGCCGCAACCGGGATTCGGTGACATGTTCCCGTACTGGGGTTTCCAGAAATCGACCACCAACGATCTCGACCGGTTGATGAACTACACACTGACCCAACTGAATGCGCCCGATGCGGCCGCCGTGGCGGCCGAGATGCAACGGGTCGGCAGTGAACAGCAGTGGGGCGTGTGGGGTGCCGGGCCGTCGATGAGTCCCGGCAACAAGAACGGGTGGTCGCAGGAACAAGGGGGTTGGGTCGTCAACTCGGTCGGCTTCGCCGGACCCAATCAGCGCTACACGCTGGCCATCATGAACGGGCTCAACGGGCAGGGCGGCTACGACGACGGGGTCGCCACGACCACCCGGCTCAGCCAGATCCTGCTCGGGCCCACCGGGTGATCAAGACTGCGGGGCACAGCTATTCGGCCAGTGCCCGGTCGAACGCGGTGGCCAACTCTTGAAGGCTGTGTGGCTGGATGCGCTCGCCGTCGAGAAAGAACGTCGGCGTTCCCTGCACACCCAGTGCGCGCCCGTCGGCCACATCGAGTTGGACTCGGGCAGCGGTGGCGGGGTCGCGGTAGACCTTGTCGAATGCCGCCAGATCGAGGCCGAGTTCTCCTGCGAAGCCACGGAATACCTCGTCGGCCGGGGTCTGTTGCTCGCCCCACTGGCCTTGGGTCTCGAACATCTTCTTGTACATCGCCTCGAACCTGCCCTGTTGGGCCGCGGCTTCGACGGCGCGCGCCGCCCGTTCGGCGTTGTAGTGCGCGCCCATGGGGAAGTACCGGATGACGAAGTTCACCCGATCGCCGTACTCGGATCGCAGTTGCTCGATCGCCGGGTAGACCGCGCGACAGCCTTCGCATTCGAAATCGAGGAATTCCACGAAGGTGGCAGCACTGTCCGGCACGGAGCTCAGTCGGTGACTGTTATCGCGAACCAACTGGCCGGCGTCGGCGGTCGCAGCTTGCGGTGGCGTACCACGATCGCGAACTGACTGGTACACGAGAACGCCGACGGCCATCAACGCGATGACCAATGCGGTCAGCAGGATTCGGGTGTTGCGCGTCAACTGATCTGTACCTCACTCGAAGAGTGTCGAACCCCAGTAACCCGAGGTGTCACCGTCACGCAGCCCGGGCGGGCAGGCGAAGACAGCCGTCCCGGTGTGGGTGATGTATTCGTTGAGCAGGTCCTTGCGGGCCAGTTCCCGCTGCATGGGGATGAACTGCTTCTCGGGGCTGCGCACGAATGCGATGAAGAACAGGCCCGCGTCCAGGTGGCCGACGCCATCCGAACCGTCGGTGAAGTTGTAACCGCGACGCAGGATCTCGATGCCGCCCAGATGCTCGGGTGAGGCCAAACGCACATGCGCGGCCATGTCGATCTTCGGATTGCCCTTGCCGTCGGTGATCTCGAAGTTGAGCTCGTCGAACTCCTGCTGCAACCCAATGGGGGCGCCGCTGCCCTTCTGCCGGCCGAACACCCGCTCCTGCTCCAGAAGCGTGGTGCGGTCCCAGTTTTCGATCCGCATCCGGATCCGCCGAGTGATCAGATAGCTGCCGCCGGTGAGCCAGCCCGGTCCGTCTCCCTCGGCCACCCACACGCTCTGGTTGAGCTGATCTGTCTCGTCGGACCTGAGATTGTTCGTTCCGTCCTTGAA
Protein-coding regions in this window:
- a CDS encoding alpha/beta hydrolase produces the protein MTVTIPVVTASNPTALSDGANQLQGKIAPLDGLINTQRNTLTDLSGSWKGTAATAAQARGNKNLGEQEGLRTRLQNIQAALRSGGTNLTPLRTEILDVAKQAMSLGANVGNDGNVTAAGSSKLMTPKLAAAYTSTLKALLQQFDSVDKATAKAVEQGASSSEPRAGNIMDDAAASPFKRDLDSLKPPDGATDTEVNQWWDSLSEDEQNRIITERPEWVGNLDGVPGTARDAANRNRLATLRNDPDLTNKEKDTIAAIDEALSKDDRQLLVLDFDGDEPKVAVAIGNVDTADHVSVYVPGTGSVTYDKPDEGNDLPTYVEQSEWLKSETERVLDKAGKGNETVATVAWLGYEPPSNVAQAGNAHYADDNAPELASFINGLDSSRDTDPHLTVLGHSYGSTLASEALQRGTATDDVVFMGSPGLETDVWQFASQTTPSDLHLTEGHVFVEHAKDDAVANLRRYGATIPSSLPGFTDLSTNSETTALGPREESTGHSQYSFLNTTALYNQAVVVAGLGQDDNYVKVED
- the lysA gene encoding diaminopimelate decarboxylase — its product is MTLLDILPSLRCSIRPRLDPNIWPLTTGVDELGRITVGRVALTDIADEYRTPAYVLDENDFRTRARRYRAALPQAAVVYAGKSLLTTAVARWVAEEGLGLDVCSAAELATALAGGVDPARIVLHGNAKSCDELRNAIDVGVGRIVIDSPMEITYLAGLVRRPQQVLIRVTPDIDIHGHRAVTTGVTDQKFGFALADRRAARAAARILATPNLELVGLHCHIGSQISDPAPYGEAVHRLIGAMADIRTEHGVLLTELNIGGGHGVPYVRGDAALDVSAFATVVDDALTTACAAERFPRPRLVVEPGRALSARAGVTLYRVCGVKSQPGGRTFVAVDGGMSDNPRVALYGAKYTVALANRHPLGPTTVATVVGRHCEAGDEIVRDAELPADIHAGDLLAVACTGAYQHSMASSYNMVGRPPVVAVRDGASRVLVRRETTADLLSRDQD
- a CDS encoding LppA family lipoprotein — protein: MWRLVITLLLAVALTGCGAMFESEYTGPAEGDYGFGTPKELGALLSRRDAEEVLADRDRMITEVTTELSRIVPGSTWLPNRDERSSECGEFGSTDGERYFGRNWVSKVPVPAALWDRASQAVIDIAARHGYTDVTGRTENPVGDESTDLTIADSEGGRLSFGSQVNAVLQVVTGCYLTAENKRLAREAAPK